A stretch of DNA from Rathayibacter sp. VKM Ac-2762:
ACGGAGCGCGGTCTCCAGGTCCTGCGCGTGATCGTGCAGGACTACGTGGCGAACCGGGAGCCGGTGGGCTCGAAGTCGATCGTCGAGCGCCACGCGTTCGGCGTCTCGGCCGCCACCATCCGCAACGAGATGGCCCAGCTGGAGGAGGAGGAGCTGATCGCGGCTCCGCACACCTCGTCCGGCCGCGTGCCGACCGACAAGGGCTACCGCCTCTTCGTCGACCAGCTCGCCGACCTGCGCCCGCTCACCTCCGCGCAGCGCCAGGCGATCGAGACGTTCCTCGGGCAGAGCCCGGACCTCGACGAGGTGCTGGTCAAGACCGTCCGCCTGCTCTCGCAGCTCACCAACAGCGTCGCGCTCGTGCAGTACCCGTCGTTCGGAGCCGCGCGGCTGCGCCACGTGGAGCTCGTCGCCCTCGCTCCCCGCCGCCTCCTGTCGGTGCTGATCACCGACACCGGCCGGGTCGACCAGCGCGTGCTCGAGACCCCGGAGGACGTGGACGACGCGCTCCTCGGTGAGATCCGCGCGAAGCTCAACACGGCCGTGCTGGGCCTCGGGCTCCAGCAGGCGGCCGAGACGCTCGGCTCCGTCGCGGAGCGCTTCAGCCCCGAGCGGCGCCACGTGCTGACGCCGATCGTGCAGACCCTGCTCGAGCAGGTCGGCGCCAACCGGCAGGACCGCCTGGTCATGGCCGGCGCCGCGAACCTCGTCCGCACCGAGGAGGACTTCTCGGGCAGCATCTACCCCGTGCTCGAGGCGATCGAGGAGCAGGTGGAGCTGCTGCGCCTCTTCGCCGAGATGACCCCGGACCCCCGGGGCATCTCGGTGCGCATCGGCCGCGAGAACGCGCCGTTCGGGCTGCAGGAGACCTCGGTGCTCACGAGCGGCTACAACACCGCGGGCGGCCAGGTCTCGCGCCTGGGCGTGCTCGGCCCGATCCGGATGGACTACTCCGGCAACATCACCGCGGTGCGCGCCGTCGCCCGCTACCTCTCCCGCCTCCTCGGCGAGGAGTAGGCCCGACCTCCCGGCCCCCGCCGGATCCCCCGGTGCGCCGTGCCCGGCCCACCGACCCACGAACGAAGGACGAAGCCACCTGTGGCCGATCACTACGAAGTGCTGGGCGTCGACCGCGACGCCTCCGCCGACGAGATCAAGAAGGCGTACCGCCGACTCGCCCGCGAGCTGCACCCCGACGTCAACCCGAGCGCGGACGCCTCCGAGCGCTTCAAGCTCGTCACGCACGCCTACGACGTCCTGAGCGACGCCCAGCAGCGGGCTCAGTACGACCGCGGGCCCCAGGAGGGCTTCGGCGGCGGCGGCCAGGGCTTCGGCGGGTTCGGCGACATCTTCGAGACCTTCTTCGGGCAGGGCGCGCAGGGCTCGTCCCGCGGGCCGCGCTCCCGCCGCGAGCGCGGCCAGGACGCCCTGCTGCGCGTGGAGGTCTCGCTCGACGAGGTCATCTTCGGCACCCACCGCGACCTCGAGGTCGACACGGCGGTGCTCTGCGAGACGTGCCAGGGATCGTGCTGCCAGCCCGGCACCTCGCCGGTGACCTGCGACATCTGCCACGGCTCCGGCCAGATCCAGCGCACGGTCCGCTCGCTCCTGGGCAATGTGATGACGGCCAGCCCCTGCGGCACCTGCCGCGGCTACGGCACCGTCATCGCGACCCCCTGCTCCACCTGCCAGGGCCAGGGACGCGTCCGCGCCCGCCGCACCATCCCCGTCGACGTCCCCGCGGGAGTCGACACGGGCCTGCGCCTGCAGATGCCCGGCAGCGGCGAGGTCGGCCCGGCCGGCGGCCCCAACGGCGACCTGTACCTCGAGATCAAGGTCAAGCACCACGACGTCTTCAGCCGCAACGGCGACGACCTTCTCTGCACCCTCGAGGTGCAGATGACGGACGCGATCCTCGGCTCCACGGCGTCGCTCAAGGCGCTCGACGGCGACATCGAGATCGAGATCAAGCCGGGCACGCAGAGCACCGAGATCGTCACGATCAAGGGACGCGGAGTCACGCGCCTGCGCGGCAGCGGACGCGGCGACCTCCGCATCGGCATTCAGGTCGTCACCCCGACGAAGCTGGGCCACCGCGAGCGGGAGCTGGTCCAGGAGCTCGCGAAGCACTACAAGCCGCAGAAGCCCGCGCTGACCCACTTCCAGCAGGGCCTCTTCTCGAAGCTCCGCGACCGCTTCCTGGGCTGAGCCCGTGGCGCACCACTACATCGACGAGTCGCTGAACTCCGAGGGCTTCGTCGTCGGGGGCCGGCTCGC
This window harbors:
- the hrcA gene encoding heat-inducible transcriptional repressor HrcA, yielding MVTERGLQVLRVIVQDYVANREPVGSKSIVERHAFGVSAATIRNEMAQLEEEELIAAPHTSSGRVPTDKGYRLFVDQLADLRPLTSAQRQAIETFLGQSPDLDEVLVKTVRLLSQLTNSVALVQYPSFGAARLRHVELVALAPRRLLSVLITDTGRVDQRVLETPEDVDDALLGEIRAKLNTAVLGLGLQQAAETLGSVAERFSPERRHVLTPIVQTLLEQVGANRQDRLVMAGAANLVRTEEDFSGSIYPVLEAIEEQVELLRLFAEMTPDPRGISVRIGRENAPFGLQETSVLTSGYNTAGGQVSRLGVLGPIRMDYSGNITAVRAVARYLSRLLGEE
- the dnaJ gene encoding molecular chaperone DnaJ; translation: MADHYEVLGVDRDASADEIKKAYRRLARELHPDVNPSADASERFKLVTHAYDVLSDAQQRAQYDRGPQEGFGGGGQGFGGFGDIFETFFGQGAQGSSRGPRSRRERGQDALLRVEVSLDEVIFGTHRDLEVDTAVLCETCQGSCCQPGTSPVTCDICHGSGQIQRTVRSLLGNVMTASPCGTCRGYGTVIATPCSTCQGQGRVRARRTIPVDVPAGVDTGLRLQMPGSGEVGPAGGPNGDLYLEIKVKHHDVFSRNGDDLLCTLEVQMTDAILGSTASLKALDGDIEIEIKPGTQSTEIVTIKGRGVTRLRGSGRGDLRIGIQVVTPTKLGHRERELVQELAKHYKPQKPALTHFQQGLFSKLRDRFLG